A single Hippocampus zosterae strain Florida chromosome 17, ASM2543408v3, whole genome shotgun sequence DNA region contains:
- the plppr2a gene encoding phospholipid phosphatase-related protein type 2a isoform X1 produces the protein MAVEKKPGVKSSSSIVPCFLFVELVIMAGTVLLAYYFEFTDTFPVHIQGFFCNDKTFSKPYPGPDHTSKIPPVLIYSLVTAIPTFTILVGELFAFFTTAEGSRERTIVTADCCYFNPLLRRIIRFLGVHAFGLLTTSIFANAGQVVTGNQTPHFLSACRPNYTALGCQSNTQYISERRACTGSPPVVLSARKSFPCKDAALSVYSAVYTVMYVTLVFKTKGTRLTKPTVSFTLLCLAMIVGVIRVAEYRNHWADVLAGFFTGGAIAVFLVTCVINNFQQMQLGPSAQVAQCPESTSAMPMVTLPCVESPLEKLSGLQHPALCSSPPHSTTPTFNHSKQRGLCLTLPFFCCHFSVL, from the exons ATGGCGGTGGAGAAGAAGCCGGGTGTGAAGAGCAGCAGCTCCATTGTCCCCTGTTTCCTCTTTGTCGAG CTGGTGATCATGGCCGGGACGGTGCTCCTGGCTTACTACTTTGAGTTCACGGACACCTTCCCCGTGCACATCCAAGGCTTCTTCTGCAATGACAAAACCTTCTCCAAGCCCTACCCCGGACCGGACCACACCAGCAAGATTCCCCCGGTCCTCATCTACTCGCTTGTCACTGCCATTCCCACCTTCACG ATTCTTGTCGGAGAACTGTTCGCTTTCTTCACCACGGCAGAAGGAAGCCGGGAGAGGACCATCGTCACTGCGGACTGCTGCTACTTCAACCCCCTCCTGAGACGCATCATCCGCTTCTTAG GGGTCCACGCCTTCGGTCTACTGACGACAAGCATCTTCGCCAATGCCGGGCAGGTGGTGACAGGCAACCAGACTCCTCACTTCCTCTCGGCCTGCCGACCAAACTACACGGCGCTGGGCTGCCAATCCAACACGCAATACATCAGTGAGCGCCGGGCCTGCACGGGCAGCCCTCCCGTCGTCCTGTCTGCACGGAAATCCTTCCCCTGCAAGGACGCGGCGCTCAGCGTCTACTCCGCAGTCTACACCGTG ATGTATGTGACGCTGGTGTTCAAGACCAAAGGGACGCGCCTGACAAAGCCCACCGTCAGCTTCACCTTGCTGTGCCTGGCGATGATCGTCGGCGTGATCAGGGTGGCTGAATATCGCAACCACTGGGCCGATGTCCTGGCGGGATTCTTCACTGGCGGAGCCATCGCCGTCTTTCTG GTGACTTGTGTGATTAACAACTTCCAGCAGATGCAGCTCGGCCCTTCCGCACAAGTGGCCCAGTGTCCCGAGTCCACGTCGGCGATGCCCATGGTGACGCTGCCCTGCGTGGAGAGTCCACTAGAAAAGTTAAGTGGCCTTCAG CATCCGGCACTTTGCTCTTCTCCCCCCCACTCTACAACACCTACGTTCAACCATTCTAAGCAACGTGGACTTTGTCTCACTCTCCCCTTCTTCTGTTGCCATTTttccgttttgtag
- the plppr2a gene encoding phospholipid phosphatase-related protein type 2a isoform X2 has protein sequence MAVEKKPGVKSSSSIVPCFLFVELVIMAGTVLLAYYFEFTDTFPVHIQGFFCNDKTFSKPYPGPDHTSKIPPVLIYSLVTAIPTFTILVGELFAFFTTAEGSRERTIVTADCCYFNPLLRRIIRFLGVHAFGLLTTSIFANAGQVVTGNQTPHFLSACRPNYTALGCQSNTQYISERRACTGSPPVVLSARKSFPCKDAALSVYSAVYTVMYVTLVFKTKGTRLTKPTVSFTLLCLAMIVGVIRVAEYRNHWADVLAGFFTGGAIAVFLVTCVINNFQQMQLGPSAQVAQCPESTSAMPMVTLPCVESPLEKLSGLQTPRGSPFTEIT, from the exons ATGGCGGTGGAGAAGAAGCCGGGTGTGAAGAGCAGCAGCTCCATTGTCCCCTGTTTCCTCTTTGTCGAG CTGGTGATCATGGCCGGGACGGTGCTCCTGGCTTACTACTTTGAGTTCACGGACACCTTCCCCGTGCACATCCAAGGCTTCTTCTGCAATGACAAAACCTTCTCCAAGCCCTACCCCGGACCGGACCACACCAGCAAGATTCCCCCGGTCCTCATCTACTCGCTTGTCACTGCCATTCCCACCTTCACG ATTCTTGTCGGAGAACTGTTCGCTTTCTTCACCACGGCAGAAGGAAGCCGGGAGAGGACCATCGTCACTGCGGACTGCTGCTACTTCAACCCCCTCCTGAGACGCATCATCCGCTTCTTAG GGGTCCACGCCTTCGGTCTACTGACGACAAGCATCTTCGCCAATGCCGGGCAGGTGGTGACAGGCAACCAGACTCCTCACTTCCTCTCGGCCTGCCGACCAAACTACACGGCGCTGGGCTGCCAATCCAACACGCAATACATCAGTGAGCGCCGGGCCTGCACGGGCAGCCCTCCCGTCGTCCTGTCTGCACGGAAATCCTTCCCCTGCAAGGACGCGGCGCTCAGCGTCTACTCCGCAGTCTACACCGTG ATGTATGTGACGCTGGTGTTCAAGACCAAAGGGACGCGCCTGACAAAGCCCACCGTCAGCTTCACCTTGCTGTGCCTGGCGATGATCGTCGGCGTGATCAGGGTGGCTGAATATCGCAACCACTGGGCCGATGTCCTGGCGGGATTCTTCACTGGCGGAGCCATCGCCGTCTTTCTG GTGACTTGTGTGATTAACAACTTCCAGCAGATGCAGCTCGGCCCTTCCGCACAAGTGGCCCAGTGTCCCGAGTCCACGTCGGCGATGCCCATGGTGACGCTGCCCTGCGTGGAGAGTCCACTAGAAAAGTTAAGTGGCCTTCAG ACTCCGCGGGGATCTCCGTTCACCGAGATCACATGA